In Haloplanus rubicundus, one DNA window encodes the following:
- a CDS encoding VWA domain-containing protein: protein MTPLAVRTTLSDGTVVGLERPALLVALPVAVVLLALLVRYRATGTASTRSRRLLLASRVVVATLIVVAAAGPFTVVTMETQGDPTVSLLVDRSDSTAVSPDVAESLATAIEDEGVPVTTSTIAQGTDSRIGDGVAANLRENGSVVVLSDGQVTGGGSLTETAEFARSLNATISTVRTEPTRTERYVSLAGPSKASVGVESRFLVQVNGVQTDAPVEVTVSVDGEEVTTERLDDGTGSVPVSYTFEETGSHEITAEIGGSDVYPINDEALKTVRVVEQPRVLYVSRGNYSLQSYLTQLYDVETAQSVPENLDPYYAVVIQNVAADDMGEVDELQRFVIDGGGLLMVGGPNSFENGGYANSSVAATLPVTFGESAPGSARIVMLIDVSGSAGEGMRIQKAIALDALSQLDDENTVGVVGFNYQAYGVVQPEPLSDNRDTVEDRIRRLQAGGATNIANGLRGAEEMLGGQRGTIILVSDGGDTESRSAVVANTLGRQDIRVIAVGAGRNVNEGVLRRIAEESGGNYFRADETERLRLLFGGGSRQFQGDGLTIVDSGNFITSGVTLESNPGRVNDVSMRPGANFLVAAPDGTPAVASWRYGLGRVATITTYGPDGGLDGLLQQPDSLLVTKSVNYAIGDPERKAAGVTDVADTRVGEPTTVIYRGESPPGDTDLPFTAVDEGVYRAQVTPTSVGFKGVAGATYAANYPAEYAGFGTSSALTDAVRATGGRQFERGQAAAIADFARQQATRIRDVRQTWDWAFLLAGLLLFVTEVVVRRLQVYNGRTRSESGLP from the coding sequence ATGACGCCCCTCGCAGTCCGGACGACGCTCTCGGATGGCACCGTCGTCGGTCTCGAACGGCCGGCGCTACTCGTCGCGCTCCCCGTCGCCGTCGTCCTCTTGGCCCTGCTGGTCCGCTATCGGGCGACGGGGACGGCCTCGACGCGGAGCCGGCGGCTCCTGCTCGCCTCGCGGGTCGTCGTCGCGACGCTGATCGTCGTCGCCGCGGCCGGGCCCTTTACCGTCGTCACGATGGAGACGCAGGGCGACCCCACCGTCTCCCTGCTCGTCGACCGCTCGGACAGTACGGCCGTCTCCCCCGACGTGGCCGAGAGCCTGGCGACGGCCATCGAGGACGAGGGCGTCCCGGTCACCACCTCGACCATCGCACAGGGAACGGACTCCCGTATCGGCGACGGGGTCGCCGCCAACCTCCGCGAGAACGGATCCGTGGTCGTCCTCTCCGACGGACAGGTGACGGGCGGGGGGAGCCTGACCGAGACGGCGGAGTTCGCCCGCTCGCTCAACGCCACGATCAGCACCGTCCGGACCGAACCGACCCGCACCGAGCGCTACGTCAGCCTCGCCGGGCCGAGCAAGGCCAGCGTCGGCGTCGAGAGCCGATTCCTGGTGCAGGTAAACGGCGTCCAGACCGACGCGCCGGTCGAGGTGACCGTCTCCGTCGACGGCGAGGAGGTCACGACCGAGCGCCTCGACGACGGCACCGGGAGCGTCCCCGTGAGCTACACGTTCGAGGAGACGGGAAGTCACGAAATCACGGCCGAAATCGGCGGCAGCGACGTCTACCCGATCAACGACGAGGCGCTGAAGACCGTCCGCGTGGTCGAACAGCCGCGGGTGCTCTACGTCTCCCGTGGCAACTACTCCCTGCAGTCCTACCTGACCCAGCTCTACGACGTGGAGACGGCGCAATCGGTGCCGGAGAACCTCGATCCGTACTACGCCGTCGTAATCCAGAACGTCGCCGCGGATGATATGGGCGAGGTCGACGAACTCCAGCGCTTCGTCATCGACGGCGGCGGCCTCCTGATGGTCGGCGGGCCGAACAGCTTCGAGAACGGAGGGTACGCCAACTCCTCCGTCGCCGCGACGCTCCCGGTGACGTTCGGCGAGTCGGCGCCCGGCAGCGCCCGTATCGTCATGCTCATCGACGTCTCCGGGAGCGCGGGCGAGGGGATGCGCATCCAGAAAGCCATCGCGCTCGACGCCCTCTCACAGCTCGACGACGAGAACACGGTCGGCGTCGTCGGCTTCAACTACCAGGCGTACGGCGTCGTCCAGCCCGAACCGCTGAGCGACAACCGCGACACGGTCGAGGATCGGATCCGGCGCCTGCAGGCCGGCGGCGCGACCAACATCGCCAACGGCCTCCGCGGCGCCGAGGAGATGCTCGGCGGCCAGCGCGGGACGATCATCCTCGTCAGCGATGGCGGCGACACCGAGAGCCGCTCCGCGGTGGTGGCGAACACGCTCGGCCGCCAAGACATCCGCGTCATCGCCGTCGGCGCCGGCCGCAACGTCAACGAGGGCGTCCTCCGACGGATCGCCGAGGAGTCCGGCGGCAACTACTTCCGCGCCGACGAGACCGAGCGCCTCCGCCTCCTCTTCGGCGGCGGGAGCCGACAGTTCCAGGGCGACGGCCTCACCATCGTCGACTCGGGGAACTTCATCACCAGCGGCGTGACCCTGGAGTCGAATCCGGGGCGGGTCAACGACGTGTCGATGCGTCCGGGCGCGAACTTCCTCGTCGCCGCGCCGGACGGGACGCCCGCCGTCGCCTCGTGGCGCTACGGCCTCGGCCGCGTCGCCACCATCACCACCTACGGGCCGGACGGCGGCCTCGACGGCCTCCTCCAGCAACCCGACTCCCTGCTGGTCACGAAGTCGGTCAACTACGCCATCGGCGACCCCGAGCGCAAGGCCGCTGGCGTGACGGACGTGGCCGACACCCGCGTCGGCGAGCCGACGACCGTGATCTACCGCGGCGAGTCGCCGCCGGGAGACACCGACCTCCCCTTCACCGCCGTCGACGAGGGCGTCTACCGGGCGCAGGTGACGCCGACGAGCGTCGGGTTCAAGGGCGTCGCGGGGGCGACCTACGCCGCGAACTACCCCGCCGAGTACGCCGGCTTCGGCACGTCGTCGGCGCTGACCGACGCGGTGCGCGCGACCGGCGGCCGGCAGTTCGAGCGGGGACAGGCGGCCGCAATCGCCGACTTCGCCCGCCAGCAGGCGACGCGAATCCGCGACGTGCGACAGACGTGGGACTGGGCGTTCCTGCTCGCCGGCCTCCTCCTCTTCGTGACGGAGGTGGTCGTCCGGCGGCTTCAAGTGTACAACGGGCGTACACGCAGCGAGAGTGGTCTCCCATGA
- a CDS encoding DUF5518 domain-containing protein — MARIGPIPEPWRYALLGGLLALPGTAYLYWQSGTELSVGPVLLGGVVAGYLYRGTERRRVGVRTGLIGGLPALWMLADALAVVPGVGGPAWFRVAAGGMGVLTMLLFTLLAFALAAVAGVVGAAVGDWLSEKTGRRRSSPADG; from the coding sequence GTGGCCCGAATTGGTCCCATCCCCGAACCGTGGCGCTACGCACTGCTCGGCGGCCTCCTCGCCCTCCCCGGAACGGCCTATCTCTACTGGCAGTCGGGTACCGAACTCTCCGTCGGCCCGGTCCTGCTCGGTGGGGTCGTCGCCGGCTACCTGTATCGAGGCACGGAGCGGCGACGCGTCGGCGTCCGCACCGGCCTGATCGGCGGCCTCCCGGCGCTCTGGATGCTGGCCGACGCCCTCGCCGTCGTCCCCGGCGTCGGCGGCCCGGCGTGGTTCCGGGTCGCTGCGGGCGGCATGGGCGTCCTCACGATGCTCCTGTTTACCCTGCTGGCGTTCGCGCTGGCCGCGGTGGCGGGCGTCGTCGGCGCGGCGGTCGGCGACTGGCTGTCGGAAAAGACCGGGCGCCGACGGTCGTCGCCCGCGGACGGCTGA
- a CDS encoding thioredoxin family protein: MALPESDSDLERGDPAPDFELPGIDGETYTLDSFAADALLVVFTCNHCPYAQAKFDLLNDLAADDDVAVVGINANDAAEYPEDSFEKMQAYVEDGTIAYDAYLRDETAEVARAYGAVCTPDPFLFRREGGTYRLAYHGRLDDAMSPDEAATEHYVRQAIDAVRAGEPVDIDPGPSRGCGIKWP; encoded by the coding sequence ATGGCACTCCCGGAATCCGACTCGGACCTCGAACGCGGTGATCCCGCCCCGGACTTCGAACTGCCCGGCATCGACGGCGAGACGTACACCCTCGACTCCTTCGCCGCCGACGCCCTGCTGGTCGTCTTCACCTGCAACCACTGTCCGTACGCGCAGGCGAAGTTCGACCTGTTGAACGACCTGGCGGCCGACGACGACGTGGCCGTCGTCGGCATCAACGCCAACGACGCCGCGGAGTATCCGGAGGACTCGTTCGAGAAGATGCAGGCGTACGTCGAGGACGGAACCATCGCGTACGACGCCTACCTCCGCGACGAGACGGCCGAGGTGGCCCGCGCCTACGGCGCCGTCTGCACGCCCGACCCCTTCCTCTTCCGACGCGAGGGGGGGACGTATCGGCTGGCGTACCACGGCCGCCTCGACGACGCCATGAGCCCGGACGAGGCCGCGACCGAACACTACGTCCGGCAGGCCATCGACGCCGTCCGCGCCGGCGAGCCGGTCGATATCGATCCCGGCCCGTCGCGTGGCTGCGGGATCAAGTGGCCGTAG
- a CDS encoding DsbA family protein encodes MDRTRRGYLAAAAGVGLGATAGCLGGGSSGASGCTIEDEPTVSELAAPTLGPSDADVTVLAFEDFACPHCATYSLEVFPQLRSEYVESGVVRYEFHDFPIPVDERWSWQAASAARGVQDETDDETFFEYSHALFENQGDFSQARITELANDVEAPGCAIQADAVNETYRPVIEADRQRAVDRGAGGTPAVFVAGRAVSPTYDAIASAIEAER; translated from the coding sequence ATGGACCGAACACGGCGCGGATATCTCGCGGCGGCGGCGGGGGTCGGCCTCGGCGCGACGGCCGGCTGTCTCGGCGGCGGAAGCAGCGGTGCGAGCGGCTGTACCATCGAGGACGAACCGACGGTGTCCGAACTCGCGGCGCCGACGCTCGGCCCGAGCGACGCCGACGTGACCGTGCTGGCCTTCGAGGACTTCGCCTGCCCGCACTGTGCGACCTACAGCCTGGAGGTGTTCCCCCAGCTTCGCTCGGAGTACGTCGAGAGCGGCGTCGTTCGCTACGAGTTCCACGACTTCCCCATCCCCGTCGACGAGCGGTGGTCGTGGCAGGCCGCGAGCGCCGCCCGCGGCGTCCAAGACGAAACCGACGACGAAACCTTCTTCGAGTATTCGCACGCCCTCTTCGAGAACCAGGGCGACTTCTCGCAGGCGCGGATCACGGAACTCGCGAACGACGTCGAGGCGCCGGGCTGTGCGATTCAGGCCGACGCCGTCAACGAGACGTACCGCCCGGTGATCGAGGCCGACCGCCAGCGGGCCGTCGACCGCGGCGCGGGGGGGACGCCGGCCGTCTTCGTCGCCGGACGCGCCGTCTCACCGACCTACGACGCCATCGCGAGCGCCATCGAGGCCGAGCGGTAG
- a CDS encoding EamA family transporter produces MGYLQWSILALLAYSAVAPLVGFATTGNPKIPSFVAALITNGLLLVATVAVVLYQGQSVATYLGHPKAPYLYLAGLFLAVGILAYYRALSLGPVSAVVPIFGTFLVISAAMGVLFLSESLTARKVAGIGCAMLGIYLVST; encoded by the coding sequence ATGGGCTATCTGCAGTGGTCGATTCTCGCGCTCCTCGCGTACTCGGCGGTCGCGCCGCTCGTCGGGTTCGCGACGACCGGCAACCCGAAGATCCCGAGTTTCGTCGCCGCACTCATCACCAACGGCCTCCTCCTCGTGGCGACCGTCGCCGTCGTCCTCTATCAGGGCCAGTCGGTGGCGACGTACCTCGGTCACCCCAAGGCCCCCTACCTCTATCTCGCCGGCCTCTTTCTCGCGGTGGGGATCCTCGCGTACTACCGCGCGCTCTCGCTCGGTCCCGTCAGCGCCGTCGTCCCCATCTTCGGCACCTTCCTCGTCATCAGTGCCGCCATGGGCGTCCTCTTCCTGAGCGAGTCGCTCACGGCCCGGAAAGTCGCGGGCATCGGCTGTGCGATGCTCGGCATCTACCTGGTCTCGACGTAG
- a CDS encoding DUF58 domain-containing protein — translation MTIDPDFLDELDRFEASLNQQTSAIKKGEQESPSVGEGLTFSDYRRYSPGDDTRLIDWRLYARTEEFFIKQFEEERNLTVHVLLDASASMDFGEGDQHKFEFGAKLGLGYAYLTAEEHNDFRFSLFRERSERIDTGKSTRGEVLALVDRLNETTPEGEADFESALSTYAASIRTRSLVVVVTDCIGDLDGLETGLASLARNEVVLIQVLSPDELDPEAGGDTIFEDLESDLTRRTYFGGRLAQEYRTRVDEFVDDVADRAQDLRLTHALVATDEDFFDAFSTVWIG, via the coding sequence ATGACTATCGACCCCGACTTCCTCGACGAACTCGACCGGTTCGAGGCGTCGCTCAACCAGCAGACCTCGGCGATCAAGAAGGGCGAACAGGAGTCGCCGAGCGTCGGCGAAGGGCTGACCTTCAGCGACTACCGCCGCTACTCTCCCGGCGACGACACCCGCCTCATCGACTGGCGGCTCTACGCCCGCACCGAGGAGTTCTTCATCAAGCAGTTCGAGGAGGAGCGCAACCTGACCGTCCACGTCCTCCTCGACGCGAGCGCGTCGATGGACTTCGGCGAGGGCGATCAACACAAGTTCGAGTTCGGCGCGAAGTTGGGACTTGGCTACGCGTACCTCACCGCCGAGGAACACAACGACTTCCGCTTTTCCCTGTTCCGGGAGCGCTCGGAGCGCATCGACACCGGAAAGTCGACGCGCGGGGAGGTGCTGGCGCTCGTCGACCGCCTCAACGAGACGACGCCCGAGGGCGAGGCCGACTTCGAGTCGGCGCTCTCGACGTACGCGGCGTCGATCCGCACGCGCTCGCTCGTCGTCGTCGTCACCGACTGTATCGGCGATCTCGATGGCCTGGAGACGGGGCTTGCCTCGCTCGCGCGCAACGAGGTGGTCCTGATTCAGGTCCTCTCGCCGGACGAACTCGACCCCGAAGCCGGCGGCGACACCATCTTCGAGGACCTCGAATCCGACCTGACGCGACGGACGTACTTCGGCGGGCGACTCGCTCAGGAGTACCGCACCCGCGTCGACGAGTTCGTCGACGACGTGGCGGACCGGGCGCAGGACCTCCGGCTCACCCACGCCCTCGTGGCGACCGACGAGGACTTCTTCGACGCCTTCTCCACGGTGTGGATCGGGTAG
- a CDS encoding DUF1918 domain-containing protein, with protein MSFEKDDSVVLHDKHSEYDGDTGTITQVMETMFGDATYTVSFEDGQETGVPEDALEAADGDDADDE; from the coding sequence ATGAGCTTCGAGAAAGACGATTCGGTCGTACTCCACGACAAACACAGCGAGTACGACGGCGACACCGGAACGATCACGCAGGTGATGGAGACGATGTTCGGCGACGCCACGTACACGGTCAGCTTCGAGGACGGACAGGAGACCGGCGTCCCCGAGGACGCCCTGGAAGCCGCCGACGGCGACGACGCGGACGACGAGTAA
- a CDS encoding RNA-binding protein, translating into MSSVPFHYVDLRTFCYATEDEKRVEAALRTYLPEESELDRQVTAGHHGDRIVVLSARLENADDVRYVLDRLVELPDYDTFLDELDERVSEDCSLYLTLDKQAAFRGEPRQGNGITLRAKVEAYPAKRETAVENAREALETRAAE; encoded by the coding sequence ATGTCGAGTGTCCCCTTTCACTACGTCGACCTCCGCACGTTCTGTTACGCCACCGAAGACGAGAAGCGCGTCGAGGCGGCGCTCCGTACCTACCTCCCCGAGGAGTCCGAACTCGACCGGCAGGTGACGGCGGGCCACCACGGCGACCGGATCGTCGTCCTCTCGGCGCGGCTGGAGAACGCCGACGACGTGCGCTACGTCCTCGACCGGCTGGTCGAACTCCCCGACTACGACACCTTCCTCGACGAACTCGACGAGCGGGTCTCCGAGGACTGTTCGCTCTATCTCACGCTCGACAAGCAGGCCGCCTTCCGCGGCGAGCCTCGACAGGGGAACGGTATCACCCTCCGGGCGAAAGTCGAGGCCTACCCCGCGAAACGGGAGACGGCCGTCGAGAACGCCCGCGAGGCGCTGGAGACGCGGGCGGCGGAGTGA
- a CDS encoding TlpA family protein disulfide reductase: protein MSDESDGGRTLGRRHLLAGVVGTGLLGAGVVGSGAVDLGTGDAGQRRLPVEVTTLDAVGSTAGTTRVPSPETPTVVDCFATWCGPCIEQMDALGAVYDRYGDRAAFVSVTNERFGGGLDADDVRAWWREHDGRWTLGHDPEGDLLAALGASGLPYLAVTDGSGSVVWTHGGVASVETLDRQVASVL, encoded by the coding sequence ATGAGCGACGAGTCGGACGGCGGACGGACGCTCGGCCGCCGCCACCTCCTCGCCGGCGTCGTCGGCACCGGCCTGCTGGGGGCCGGCGTCGTCGGCAGCGGCGCCGTCGATCTCGGTACGGGCGACGCGGGTCAGCGACGCCTCCCCGTCGAGGTGACCACCCTCGACGCCGTCGGCTCGACGGCCGGCACCACACGGGTCCCGTCGCCGGAGACGCCGACCGTCGTCGACTGCTTCGCGACGTGGTGTGGCCCCTGTATCGAGCAGATGGACGCGCTCGGCGCCGTCTACGACCGCTACGGCGACCGCGCGGCGTTCGTCTCCGTCACCAACGAACGCTTCGGCGGCGGCCTCGACGCCGACGACGTGCGGGCGTGGTGGCGCGAGCACGACGGCCGGTGGACGCTCGGCCACGACCCCGAGGGCGACCTGTTGGCGGCGCTCGGCGCGAGCGGCCTCCCCTATCTCGCCGTGACCGACGGGTCGGGATCGGTCGTCTGGACCCACGGCGGCGTGGCGTCCGTCGAGACGCTCGACCGGCAGGTCGCGTCGGTGCTGTGA
- a CDS encoding AAA family ATPase, which yields MSEPTVDIDQLQQRLARVREEVGKRIIGQREVLEGLLVCILADGNALLESNPGLGKTTMVRTVADVTDLDFSRVQNTPDLMPSDITGTEIIREAGGEREFVFERGPIFANVVLADEINRATPKTQAALLEAMQEKQVTAAGETYDLPRPFFVLATQNPIDQEGTYPLPEAQTDRFLIKLVLDYPSYEEERDIVNLYTGSGSGGAAPAVDKVLTREEIKQIQSLVREVPIADDVRDRAIRLVRATREAETVDFGASPRASMGLVLTAKARAFLRGRNHVSWEDVEAMAAPVLRHRILLDFRAEREGLSTDDVIADLVDEV from the coding sequence ATGAGCGAACCCACGGTAGACATCGACCAGTTACAGCAACGACTCGCTCGCGTTCGCGAGGAGGTCGGCAAACGAATCATCGGCCAGCGGGAGGTGCTCGAAGGCCTGCTCGTCTGCATCCTCGCGGACGGCAACGCCCTCCTCGAGAGCAATCCGGGACTGGGAAAGACCACCATGGTCCGGACCGTCGCCGACGTGACCGACCTCGACTTCTCGCGGGTGCAGAACACGCCCGACCTGATGCCTTCCGACATCACGGGCACCGAGATCATCCGCGAGGCGGGCGGGGAACGGGAGTTCGTCTTCGAGCGCGGCCCCATTTTCGCGAACGTCGTCCTCGCGGACGAGATCAACCGCGCGACGCCGAAGACCCAGGCCGCCCTACTCGAAGCCATGCAGGAAAAGCAGGTTACGGCGGCGGGTGAGACGTACGACCTCCCTCGCCCCTTCTTCGTCCTCGCGACGCAGAACCCCATCGACCAGGAGGGGACGTACCCGCTCCCCGAGGCCCAGACCGACCGCTTTCTCATCAAACTCGTCCTCGATTATCCCTCCTACGAGGAGGAACGCGACATCGTGAACCTCTACACCGGCAGCGGCTCGGGGGGTGCGGCCCCGGCGGTCGACAAGGTGCTCACGCGCGAGGAGATCAAACAGATCCAGTCGCTGGTGCGCGAGGTGCCCATCGCCGACGACGTGCGCGACCGCGCGATCCGGCTGGTGCGGGCGACTCGCGAGGCCGAGACGGTCGACTTCGGCGCCAGCCCCCGGGCCAGCATGGGCCTCGTCCTCACCGCGAAGGCGCGGGCGTTCCTCCGCGGCCGCAACCACGTCTCGTGGGAGGACGTCGAGGCGATGGCGGCGCCGGTGCTTCGCCACCGCATCCTGCTCGACTTCCGCGCGGAGCGCGAGGGCCTCTCGACCGACGACGTGATCGCCGACCTCGTCGACGAGGTATGA
- a CDS encoding chromosome partitioning protein, with protein sequence MSLIGRSINVALALLICVSVAGTAGATLFYQESVEELDTENSQLRERNEQLRQDLQETRSDLQETRQRLRELNESLQTTRSDVGQVSENLEETEGQLESTEEELASTRQNLRSAQQRVEELRGEVNTLESRNSQLRSEVGNLESANRNLREERNRLQADVDDLNDEVSQLESEVNDLESQVERRDDQIQQLRRENDRLRSDLEAVCRQVEDPPSECP encoded by the coding sequence ATGAGCCTCATCGGTCGCTCGATTAACGTCGCACTCGCCCTCCTCATCTGCGTGTCCGTCGCGGGCACCGCCGGCGCGACCCTGTTCTACCAGGAGTCGGTCGAGGAGCTCGACACCGAGAACAGCCAGCTTCGCGAGCGGAACGAACAGCTCCGTCAGGACCTCCAGGAGACCCGGAGCGACCTCCAGGAGACCCGTCAGCGGCTGCGGGAACTGAACGAGAGCCTGCAGACCACCCGGAGCGACGTGGGACAGGTCTCGGAGAACTTGGAGGAGACCGAGGGGCAACTGGAGTCGACGGAAGAGGAACTCGCGTCGACCCGGCAGAACCTGCGGTCGGCCCAGCAACGGGTCGAGGAACTGCGGGGAGAGGTGAACACGCTCGAATCCCGAAACAGTCAGCTTCGGTCCGAGGTCGGCAACCTCGAATCGGCCAACCGGAACCTCCGCGAGGAGCGGAATCGGCTGCAAGCGGACGTGGACGACCTGAACGACGAAGTATCGCAACTGGAAAGCGAGGTGAACGACCTCGAAAGCCAGGTCGAGCGTCGTGACGACCAGATCCAGCAACTGCGACGCGAGAACGACCGGCTCCGCAGCGACCTCGAAGCAGTGTGTAGACAGGTCGAGGACCCGCCCTCGGAGTGTCCCTGA
- a CDS encoding PfkB family carbohydrate kinase, protein MAYDALVARLADGLDPVRFGAFPDGSVDDYYRLHGGESTVTSRSSFAAAITAGRDSFTLEHVVTEAGGQAVNAARQAAALGDDILLAGHLDHPIFEFDFETASMGDPARVRVCLFEADDVMFVEESADLADWSVADLRGALDVDAFLERDALCCTNWASVPGLGPSFRDIAARDPDGGVFCLDPGPLSTAQANDLLDALRPLGDAYDVVVSVNDDEAGRLAAAVGHDGRPTESATLDAIRAAANATGVVVHGADAAVASTPDGRVSVPTLDVSRGLTETGAGDRFSAGLARSLAAGWVWDLAVAMGNACAAHYVAGAGTGGVDDLRAHVDTHRP, encoded by the coding sequence ATGGCCTACGACGCCCTCGTCGCCCGCCTCGCCGACGGACTCGACCCCGTGCGCTTCGGCGCCTTTCCGGACGGGAGCGTCGACGACTACTACCGGCTGCATGGCGGCGAGTCGACCGTCACCTCGCGGTCGTCGTTCGCCGCCGCGATCACCGCCGGCCGGGACTCCTTCACGCTCGAACACGTCGTGACCGAGGCGGGCGGGCAGGCGGTGAACGCGGCCCGACAGGCGGCGGCGCTCGGCGACGACATCCTCCTCGCCGGCCACCTCGATCACCCCATCTTCGAGTTCGACTTCGAGACGGCCTCGATGGGCGACCCCGCCCGCGTCAGGGTCTGTCTCTTCGAGGCCGACGACGTGATGTTCGTCGAGGAGTCGGCCGACCTCGCCGACTGGTCCGTCGCCGACCTGCGGGGGGCGCTCGACGTCGACGCCTTCCTCGAACGCGACGCGCTCTGCTGTACCAACTGGGCGTCGGTGCCGGGACTCGGACCGTCGTTTCGCGACATCGCGGCCCGCGACCCCGACGGCGGCGTCTTCTGCCTCGACCCCGGGCCGCTGTCGACGGCGCAAGCGAACGACCTGCTCGACGCCCTCCGACCTCTCGGCGACGCGTACGACGTGGTCGTGAGCGTGAACGACGACGAGGCGGGCCGACTGGCGGCGGCCGTGGGCCACGACGGGCGACCGACCGAGTCGGCCACCCTCGACGCTATCCGGGCGGCCGCGAACGCGACGGGCGTCGTCGTCCACGGCGCCGACGCCGCCGTCGCGTCGACCCCGGACGGGCGCGTGTCGGTCCCCACCCTCGACGTGTCGCGGGGGCTGACCGAGACGGGGGCGGGCGACCGCTTCAGCGCCGGTCTCGCCCGCTCGCTGGCGGCGGGGTGGGTGTGGGACCTCGCCGTCGCGATGGGCAACGCCTGTGCCGCCCACTACGTCGCCGGCGCGGGGACCGGCGGCGTCGACGACTTGCGGGCCCACGTCGACACGCACCGGCCGTAA
- a CDS encoding thioredoxin family protein — protein sequence MQGTDAKPIRVETAAELDALIDAHDRLLVELFTEGCGACAAMEPVLGVVARETGVPVALVNPRDDPVLIERFDVRSVPTLVRFEDGEAVDRLAEGFVGADRVIEFLR from the coding sequence ATGCAAGGGACCGACGCCAAGCCGATTCGCGTCGAGACGGCCGCCGAACTCGACGCCCTGATCGACGCCCACGACCGACTGCTCGTCGAACTGTTCACCGAGGGCTGCGGCGCCTGCGCCGCGATGGAGCCGGTGCTCGGCGTCGTCGCCCGGGAGACGGGCGTCCCCGTCGCCCTCGTCAACCCGCGCGACGACCCCGTCCTGATCGAGCGCTTCGACGTTCGGAGCGTCCCGACCCTCGTGCGGTTCGAGGACGGCGAGGCGGTCGACCGACTGGCCGAGGGGTTCGTCGGAGCGGACCGCGTGATCGAGTTCCTGCGCTGA
- a CDS encoding DUF7502 family protein: MSEATTDAETDTGTDPDRTPEERKIRRALEQIRREGWKVAVIYAAIDAALATLVVNLVATVLGGVPSLPARLPIPRAILRTLRETAGVTLAEPTVSSAAVVGAAVGLLVFVGEVAVRGRRPLVEQFEAANPALQESLRTARDAVRQDQGSRMARRLYEGVLADLKRASSVGLLDLRRVAVTVLLITAVSVATIHLAVVDISLAGLGDGPDANTPGGGTTSEYTGLQDGSSILGDPEDVPEGSEDLDATIDTSGSGSGSGADAESATAYEDSGFGGPESVESQRAGFTEREQLEDAELIREYNLRIRQETNDE, from the coding sequence ATGTCCGAAGCCACTACCGACGCCGAAACCGACACCGGAACCGACCCCGACCGCACCCCCGAGGAACGAAAGATCCGCCGCGCCCTCGAGCAGATCAGACGCGAGGGCTGGAAGGTGGCCGTCATCTACGCCGCCATCGACGCGGCGCTCGCGACGCTCGTCGTGAACCTCGTCGCGACGGTGCTGGGCGGCGTCCCCTCGCTCCCCGCCCGCCTCCCCATCCCCCGAGCGATACTCCGGACGCTCCGCGAGACGGCCGGCGTGACGCTCGCGGAGCCGACGGTGTCGAGCGCCGCCGTCGTCGGCGCCGCCGTCGGTCTCCTCGTCTTCGTCGGCGAGGTGGCCGTTCGGGGGCGACGGCCGCTCGTCGAGCAGTTCGAGGCGGCCAACCCCGCGCTTCAGGAGTCGCTCCGGACCGCGCGTGACGCCGTGCGCCAGGATCAGGGCTCGCGGATGGCGCGACGCCTCTACGAGGGCGTCCTCGCCGACCTCAAGCGGGCGTCGAGCGTCGGCCTGCTCGACCTCCGACGGGTCGCGGTGACGGTGCTTTTGATCACCGCGGTGAGCGTCGCGACGATCCATCTCGCCGTCGTCGACATCTCGCTCGCCGGCCTCGGCGACGGGCCGGACGCGAACACCCCCGGCGGCGGCACCACGTCGGAGTACACCGGTCTCCAGGACGGCTCGTCGATCCTCGGCGACCCGGAGGACGTCCCGGAGGGCTCGGAGGATCTGGACGCCACCATCGACACCAGCGGCTCGGGGAGCGGGTCGGGGGCGGACGCGGAGTCCGCGACGGCCTACGAGGACAGCGGCTTCGGCGGCCCGGAGTCCGTCGAGAGCCAGCGCGCGGGCTTCACCGAGCGCGAACAACTGGAAGACGCGGAGCTGATCCGCGAGTACAACCTGCGGATACGCCAGGAGACGAACGACGAATGA